One genomic region from Motacilla alba alba isolate MOTALB_02 chromosome 5, Motacilla_alba_V1.0_pri, whole genome shotgun sequence encodes:
- the ZFP36L1 gene encoding mRNA decay activator protein ZFP36L1, whose protein sequence is MSTALVSPTIFDLSEVLCKSNKMLNYSPSGVGGCLLDRKAVGTPAGGGFPRRHSVTLPNSKFHQNQLLSSLKGEPAPMLGPRESRFRDRSFSEGGERLLQQKQPGGQVNSSRYKTELCRPFEENGACKYGDKCQFAHGIHELRSLTRHPKYKTELCRTFHTIGFCPYGPRCHFIHNAEERRAVAGSREPAVTDRPRLQHSFSFAGFPSTAASGLLDSPTSITPPPMLSADDLLGSPTLPDCASNPFTFSSQELVSLFAPSMGVQVPSGSSPTTFLFRPMSESPNMFDSPPSPQDSLSDQEGYLSSSSSSHSGSDSPILDTSRRLPIFSRLSISDD, encoded by the exons ATGTCCACAGCCCTGGTGTCGCCCACCATCTTCGACTTGAGCGAAGTTTTATGCAAG AGCAACAAGATGTTGAATTACAGCCCCTCGGGTGTCGGCGGGTGCCTGCTGGACAGGAAGGCGGTGGGCACCCCGGCGGGCGGGGGTTTCCCTAGGAGGCACTCTGTCACCCTGCCCAACTCCAAGTTTCACCAGaaccagctcctcagcagcctgaAAGGGGAGCCGGCTCCCATGCTGGGCCCCCGCGAAAGCCGCTTCCGGGACCGCTCCTTCTCCGAGGGTGGCGAGCGCCtactgcagcaaaagcagcccGGGGGACAGGTCAACTCCAGCCGCTACAAGACGGAGCTGTGCCGCCCCTTCGAGGAGAACGGCGCCTGCAAGTATGGTGACAAGTGCCAGTTCGCCCACGGCATCCACGAGCTGCGGAGCCTCACCCGTCACCCCAAGTACAAGACCGAGCTGTGCCGCACTTTCCACACCATCGGCTTCTGTCCCTATGGGCCGCGCTGCCACTTCATCCACAACGCGGAGGAGCGCCGCGCCGTGGCGGGGAGCCGGGAGCCCGCCGTCACCGACAGACCCcgcctgcagcacagcttcagcTTCGCCggcttccccagcactgctgccagcgGGCTGCTGGACAGCCCCACTTCCATCACACCGCCGCCCATGCTGAGCGCCGACGACCTGCTGGGCTCCCCCACCTTGCCTGACTGCGCCAGCAACCCTTTCACCTtctccagccaggagctggtcAGTCTCTTTGCCCCCAGCATGGGGGTGCAGGTGCCCAGCGGGAGCTCCCCCACCACCTTCTTGTTCAGGCCCATGTCCGAGTCCCCCAACATGTTTGACTCGCCACCCAGTCCTCAGGACTCCCTCTCTGACCAGGAGGGCtatctgagcagctccagcagcagccacagcgGCTCAGATTCCCCTATCCTGGACACCTCAAGACGTCTTCCCATCTTCAGCAGACTCTCCATCTCCGACGACTAA